AAAATCCCCCACGCTCCCAGCATCAATCCTGATACCAGCAAATCCGGTGAGAGATATTCCACCGACCAGAAGATCGTGGAGATAGCTGCAATGGCAGCACTTAATATTGCGGGCCAGCCATTCATCCGCACTCCGCGCAAAAGGCCGATCGCTCCCGCCGTGAAGACCAGCCCTGACAATACCATCGCTGCGCGTCCCGCTCCCATCGGCGCCATCCCCAACTTGATACCTATCGCAATCAACCAGCTCAGCAGCGGCCCCCAATAGCCAGACACCGCCAAGTCCATCTTCCCCTCGGCGTAATATTCACCCAGTCGCAGATAGGCGATCGCATCATTGTTGAGCTGATCCAGATTCGCCTTCGCCGCCAATCCCAGCCAGATGAACTGCACCACCAAGATCACGCCCATCGCGCGCCAAGGAAACACCCATGCACCCGCTTTGGCCAAAAGACTGGCCGAAGCAGCAGATTGAGGAATCGGCTCTTTGCTTTTTCTGCTCATGGATTGGTGTTAAACGCCACGAGTTAGCCTGTTCTCTCCCGCATGCCGCAAGTGCAATTATAGGGCCGAAATAGGTTTGGAAAAAATCCTCCGTTTTTGCCATCCTTGCACTTAGCACGATGCTTGACTGAAACACGACAACGTAAGCAGGCAACAAAAGGCCATACAAATCCTATGTTAAACGCCCTATCCAGCGGCTCGGCTCACAAGTGGCGCTTCTATCGCGCCGGCGGTTTCGATCAGGTCAGTCTCGATAACGGTGCCGATCTGCTCGCTTTGGATCAACTCGACCAAAAGCTCTGGGTCGCGCTCGCCTGTCCGGCCAAGGGTCTTGAGTTCGACACAAAGACGCTCGAACTCATCGACACCGACAAGGACGGCCGTATCCGCGTGCCGGAGATCCTCGCTGCTGTGAAGTGGTCCGCTGCCATGCTCAAGAATGTGGACGACCTCACAAAGTCCGCTGCTGCCCTGCCCCTCAGTGCCATCAATGACAGCACTCCCGAAGGCAAACAGATCCTCACCTCTGCCAAGCAGATCCTCAAAGACCTCGGCAAGGCGGACGCTCCTTCCATCACGGTGGATGACACTGCCGACACCGTTAAGATCTTCGCTCAGACCAAATTCAATGGCGATGGTGTGGTCCCGGTGGAATCCGCCACGGATGCCGCCATCCAAAGCATCATCAAAGATATCCTCGCGTGTGTGGGCGAAGTCCCTGACCGCAGCGGCAAGCCCGGTGTGAACCAGGCCAAGGTCGATCAGTTCTTCGCCGAGTTACAGGCCTTCTCCGATTGGTGGAAGAAGGCGGAAGGCGATAAAAACATCCTTCCCCTGGGTGATGCCACCCCCACTGCCGTCACCGCGATGAAAGCGGTGAAAAGCAAAGTGGAAGATTTCTTTGCCCGTTGCCGTCTCGCGCACTATGACATCCGCGCGCTCGGCGCGTTGAACCGTCAGGAGGCAGATTACCTCGCGCTCGCCGCGAAAGACCTTTCCATCACGGCGCAGGAAATCGCCAGCTTCCCGCTCGCGCGTGTGGCGCCCGGCACTCCGCTTCCTTTGCTGGATGGCATCAACCCCGCATGGTCCGCCTCCCTCGCCAAGTTCCAGTCCGATGTGGTGAAGCCGCTCTTGGGTGAGCAGAAAACGCTTACCGAAGCTGAGTGGAACACCATCCAAGGCAAACTGGCTGTCTATGAGACATGGGCCGGAAGCAAAGCCGGTCTGCTCGTCGAGAAACTCGGATTGCCTCGCGTGCGCGAGATCTTGGCGACGAATGGGAAAGACACCATCACCCAGCTCATCAATCAGGACAAAGCGCTGGAAGCAGACGTCAACGCCATCGCGTCCGTGGATCGCCTCGTCCGTTACTATCGCGATCTCTACACGCTGCTGAACAACTTCGTTTCTTTCCGCGATTTTTACAGCGCCAAGCAAAAGGCCATTTTCCAGGTCGGCACGTTGTATCTTGACGGCCGCAGTTGCGATCTCTGCGTGCGTGCGGAAGATGCCGGACGCCATGGCGCACTCGCCAGTTTGAGCCGTTGCTATCTAGCCTATTGCGAATGCGTGCGGAAGAGCACAAACGAAAAGATGACCATCGCCGCCGCGTTCACGGACGGAGATTCCGATTTCCTCATGGCCGCGCGCAACGGCATCTTCTATGACCGCCAAGGTCGTGATTGGGATGCGACTATTCTGCGCGTCGTCGAGCAGCCCATCAGCATCCGTCAGGCCTTTTGGTCACCTTACAAGCGCGTGGCGAAGATGGTGGAAGCGCAGATCGAGAAGATGGCTTCGGCACGGGATAAGGCGATCACGGATCAGGCGGCGGCTGGTGTCGCGGATGCGGGTAAGAAGATTGAAGGGCCGGCACCAGCGCCTGCAGCCAAGCCCGCTGCTCCGATCACAGGGAAGGAAGCCTTCGATGTCGCCAAGTTCGCCGGTATCTTTGCTGCCATCGGTCTGGCACTCGGTGCCATTGGTGGAGCGATTGCCGCCGTGGCCAAAGGTTTCATGGGCTTGCAAGCCTGGCAGATGCCGCTGGCAATCGGCGGCGCCCTGATGCTGATCTCCGGCCCTGCTATGCTCTTGGCCTACATGAAGCTCCGTCAGCGTAATATCGGCCCTATATTGGACGCCAATGGCTGGGCGGTGAACGCACGCGCCAAGATCAATGTTCCTTTTGGTGGTTCGCTCACCAAGATCGCGGAATTGCCCGCCAATTCCTCACGGTCCATCGAAGACCCGTTTGCGCAGGAGAAAAGCTCCAAGCCCAAGTGGATCGTGATCGGTATAGCCGTCTACATCTTCCTCGGCATGAACTACGAGAATGGCAAGCTGAAGCTGTGGGCGAGCTACTTCAAAGAATGGGCATTCCCATCGCAGGTAGCATTACCCTATTCACGGCCAGTGCCACCCCCATCTGTTACCACCAATGCTATGGGAACGGTGGGAACAAATGCCGCGCCCGCACAATGAAGTCGCTGAATAACATCGCCGTCGCGCTCCCCGCCGGAGAACCATCCGAACTGGTCTGGCTGCACGGCGTCAAACCCGCCTTGCAAGAGATGGCGGCGATCGGCACGCGGTTGAACACGTCGCTAGCGTCCTCTGCCTTGCGCACGCAAGCGCACCAGACGATCAAGGCAAGTGACGCTCTGCTTGCGGATGTCTCGGGTAACAATCCTGCCGTGCTCTATTACCTAGGCGTAGCAGAAGCGCTCGGCAAACCCGTCATCCTCGTGGCGCGTCATGCGGAGACAGTGGTGTTTCAGACGAATCAACCGATCCTTGCCTATGCGGATGAACCCTCGCTGCTACGAACACAACTCATCTCGCGCCTGAGCCAGAACGAAGCAATCGCACAGCCTGTGGCCGTTACCGCGCCCACCGCGAGCACACCAGAAGCGGAACGGTTCTACTCCATCTTCGGCGATATCCTACAGCAGCACGGTTACCAGAACCATGGCGAGATCAAGTGCGAGAACGAGACCACCTTCCTGCTCATCGAGCAGGATATGGAACTGGCACTCGTGCAAGACCTCTCCCGGCGGGCGAAGGAACGCGGATTGCGGTTGAAACTGCTATAGCCGCCGAGGTGACGAGGCGGAGATTCGCGTAGCGAATCAAGATTCATAGCAGCGGCTTTTAAGCCGCTGTCGTGTTTCAAACATATTCCCGGTCACGTAGTGACCGAAGATTCTTCCGTCACTACGTGACGGTGTTCGCATAACTCTTCAACGGTGGCTTGAAAGCCACCGCTATGAATCTAAGGTGCCTAACGGCACCGCGAAACAGACTCTTTGTCATTCTTTCGGCAACAAGTATTCACGAAAAATCTCATTTTCTCTTTCCCATTTCTCCGGCATAAGACTTCCCGTTATGCATCCATTCACCCGTCGCTTGATGTCGTTTTCGTTCGCGGTCCTTTCCGCCACGCTTTCACTCTCGGCAGCGGAATGGCGCACCGAGACATTCGCGGGCACGGGGGTGAAGGGGTATTCCGGCGATGGCGGTCCCGCCACCCAAGCACAAATCAACGATCCCTTCGGCGTCATCCGTGGCCCCGATGGTTGCATCTATTTCTGCGAATACGGCGGCCAGGTCGTGCGCAAGGTGGATGCGAAAGGCATCATCACCACCGTGGCGGGCAGCGGCAAGACGGGCGCGGGTGGCGATGGCGGTCTGGCGGTGAAAGCGGAGTTCAATCAACCACACGAGATCCGGTTCGATAAGAAAGGCGACCTCTTCATCGTGGATATGCGGAATCATCGCGTGCGCAAGGTGGAAATGAAGACGGGCATCATCAGCACCGTCGCAGGTACGGGCACAGCGGGCTTCTCAGGTGATGGCGGCCCGGCGGACAAAGCCCAGTTCAATCAACCGCACAGCATCCAGTTCGATACGAAGGGCGATCTCTACGTGTGCGATATCGGCAATCATCGTGTGCG
This genomic window from Verrucomicrobiia bacterium contains:
- a CDS encoding SMP-30/gluconolactonase/LRE family protein, with protein sequence MHPFTRRLMSFSFAVLSATLSLSAAEWRTETFAGTGVKGYSGDGGPATQAQINDPFGVIRGPDGCIYFCEYGGQVVRKVDAKGIITTVAGSGKTGAGGDGGLAVKAEFNQPHEIRFDKKGDLFIVDMRNHRVRKVEMKTGIISTVAGTGTAGFSGDGGPADKAQFNQPHSIQFDTKGDLYVCDIGNHRVRKIDMKTGIISTFAGNGQKTATPDGAQFKDVPLNGPRTLDFDSKGNLWLALREGNQVFKLDLGKGTIHHIAGTGKKGFTGNGGPAKEATLSGPKGIALSADDSKVYLVDTESHSIRMVDMKTGKLELICGTGEKGDGPDGDPLKCKMGRPHGMFVDKDGSLYIGDSEAHRVRVIKQVR